A stretch of the Mycobacterium shigaense genome encodes the following:
- a CDS encoding PH domain-containing protein, with the protein MQQTQWEPHAGGIAGCGVAGVLMAIASVTVVTDAPGRVLTGIAAAGLLVFAGGSWRARPRLAITPAGLAIRGWFRTQVFRPPDIKIIRIAEFRRYGRTVRLLEIDATDGELVLFSRWDLGTNPLHVLDALTDAGYAGGQSGPG; encoded by the coding sequence ATGCAGCAAACACAGTGGGAGCCACACGCGGGCGGAATCGCTGGTTGTGGGGTTGCCGGCGTTTTGATGGCTATCGCCAGTGTGACTGTGGTCACAGACGCGCCCGGGCGCGTGCTGACCGGCATTGCCGCGGCGGGTCTGCTCGTGTTTGCGGGCGGCAGCTGGCGCGCGCGCCCGAGACTGGCAATTACGCCCGCCGGGCTGGCGATCCGAGGGTGGTTCCGAACGCAGGTATTCCGACCCCCCGATATCAAGATCATTCGGATCGCCGAGTTCCGCCGTTACGGGCGCACGGTTCGGTTGCTCGAGATCGATGCGACCGACGGAGAGTTGGTGCTGTTCTCGCGCTGGGACCTCGGCACCAACCCGTTGCACGTTCTCGATGCGCTGACCGATGCCGGCTACGCCGGCGGGCAATCGGGTCCCGGTTAG
- a CDS encoding peptidylprolyl isomerase, with product MADCDSVTNSPFQTATATLHTNRGDIKVALFGNHAPKTVANFVGLAQGTKEYSTQNASGGPSGPFYDGAVFHRVIQGFMIQGGDPTGTGRGGPGYKFADEFHPELQFDKPYLLAMANAGPGTNGSQFFITVGQTPHLNRRHTIFGEVTDPESQQVVDAISTTATDGNDRPTEPVVIESITIS from the coding sequence ATGGCAGACTGTGATTCCGTGACTAACAGCCCCTTTCAGACCGCCACTGCCACGCTGCACACCAACCGCGGCGACATCAAGGTCGCTCTGTTCGGAAACCACGCGCCCAAGACCGTCGCCAACTTCGTCGGCCTGGCGCAGGGCACCAAGGAGTACTCGACGCAGAACGCCTCGGGCGGTCCCTCGGGCCCGTTCTACGACGGCGCGGTCTTTCACCGGGTGATCCAGGGCTTCATGATCCAGGGCGGCGACCCGACCGGCACCGGCCGCGGCGGGCCCGGCTACAAGTTCGCCGACGAGTTCCACCCCGAGCTGCAGTTCGACAAGCCCTATCTGCTGGCGATGGCCAACGCCGGGCCGGGCACCAATGGTTCGCAGTTCTTCATCACCGTCGGCCAGACGCCGCACCTGAACCGGCGCCACACGATCTTCGGCGAGGTCACCGACCCCGAGTCGCAGCAGGTCGTCGACGCGATCTCGACCACGGCCACCGACGGCAACGACCGGCCCACCGAACCGGTCGTCATCGAGTCGATCACGATTTCCTAG
- the crgA gene encoding cell division protein CrgA has translation MPKSKVRKKNDFTVSAVSRTPVKVKVGPSSVWFVCLFVGLMLIGLVWLMVFQLAAVGSQAPTALNWMAQLGPWNYAIAFAFMITGLLLTMRWH, from the coding sequence ATGCCCAAGTCCAAGGTCCGCAAGAAGAACGACTTCACCGTCAGCGCGGTCAGCCGCACGCCGGTGAAGGTGAAGGTCGGGCCGTCGAGCGTGTGGTTCGTTTGCCTGTTCGTCGGACTCATGCTGATCGGCCTGGTGTGGTTGATGGTGTTCCAATTGGCCGCCGTCGGCAGCCAGGCTCCGACCGCGCTGAACTGGATGGCGCAACTGGGCCCGTGGAACTACGCGATCGCGTTCGCCTTCATGATCACCGGCTTGTTGCTCACGATGCGCTGGCACTGA
- a CDS encoding DUF881 domain-containing protein — translation MSDVRRSPWRFGVPLVCLMAGLLLAATHGVSGGAEIRRSDAPRLVDLVRDAQSSVDRLKAQRDELAAKIDSTHLRSSDAALAAMLRRAAELAGEAGMDAVHGPGLVVTLDDAKRDANGRFPRDASPDDLVVHQQDIEAVLNALWSAGAEGIQMQDQRIIATSVPRCVGNTLLLNGRTYSPPYTITAIGNAAAMQAALSAAPLVVLYKQYVVRFGLGYGEEAKPDVRIAGHSEPVRLHFAEPIGPVSY, via the coding sequence ATGAGTGACGTGCGCCGCTCGCCCTGGCGGTTCGGTGTGCCGCTGGTGTGCCTGATGGCGGGGCTGCTGTTGGCCGCCACCCACGGGGTGTCCGGGGGTGCCGAGATCCGGCGCAGCGACGCACCGCGTCTGGTCGATCTGGTTCGGGACGCGCAGTCGTCGGTCGATCGCCTCAAGGCGCAACGCGACGAACTGGCCGCCAAGATCGATTCGACGCACCTGCGCTCGTCCGACGCCGCGCTGGCGGCCATGCTGCGCCGCGCAGCGGAGCTGGCCGGCGAGGCGGGTATGGATGCGGTCCATGGGCCCGGCCTGGTGGTGACGCTCGACGACGCCAAACGCGACGCCAACGGACGCTTCCCGCGCGACGCCTCCCCCGACGACCTGGTGGTGCACCAGCAAGACATCGAGGCCGTCCTGAACGCGTTGTGGAGCGCCGGGGCCGAAGGAATCCAGATGCAGGACCAGCGGATCATTGCGACGTCGGTGCCGCGCTGTGTGGGTAACACGCTGTTGCTCAACGGGCGGACCTACAGCCCGCCGTACACGATCACCGCGATCGGCAATGCCGCGGCGATGCAGGCCGCCCTGTCCGCGGCTCCGCTGGTGGTCCTGTACAAGCAGTACGTGGTCCGCTTCGGCCTCGGCTACGGCGAAGAGGCCAAGCCCGACGTGCGCATCGCCGGGCACAGCGAACCCGTCCGCTTGCATTTCGCCGAGCCGATCGGGCCCGTGAGTTACTGA
- a CDS encoding serine/threonine-protein kinase codes for MSPRVGVTLSGRYRLQRLIATGGMGQVWEAVDSRLGRRVAVKVLKGEFSQDPEFIERFRAEARTTAMLNHPGIAAVHDYGESQLDGEGRTAYLVMELVNGEPLNSVLKRTGRLSLRHALDMLEQTGRALQVAHAAGLVHRDVKPGNILITPTGQVKITDFGIAKAVDAAPVTQTGMVMGTAQYIAPEQALGHDATPASDVYSLGVVGYEVVSGKRPFTGDGALTVAMKHIKEPPPPLPPELPPNVRELIEITLVKNPGMRYRSGGPFADAVAAVRAGRRPPRPSQSPPPGRASPASIPSTQQARPTPVGGRTPPPRRTSPSGRGHRPPPARRTFSSGQRALLWAAGVLGALAIIIAVLIVINSKADTQQQQQPTVTDTGTPPASGAPPPSKTPNGSAPRLRLDWTDEAAIRNSGVQSRPPPLGWAHPLTPTRSAAGPEIAQ; via the coding sequence ATGAGCCCGCGCGTTGGAGTGACGCTGTCCGGCCGGTACCGGCTGCAGCGCCTGATCGCCACCGGCGGCATGGGCCAGGTCTGGGAGGCGGTGGACAGCCGGCTGGGCCGGCGGGTCGCGGTCAAGGTACTCAAGGGGGAGTTCTCCCAGGACCCCGAATTCATCGAGCGGTTCCGCGCCGAGGCGCGCACCACGGCAATGCTCAACCATCCCGGGATCGCCGCCGTGCACGACTACGGCGAAAGCCAGCTGGACGGGGAGGGCCGCACCGCCTATCTGGTGATGGAGCTCGTAAATGGCGAGCCGCTGAACTCGGTGCTCAAGCGCACCGGGCGGCTGTCGCTGCGCCACGCCCTGGACATGCTCGAGCAAACGGGCCGCGCCCTACAGGTCGCGCACGCCGCCGGGCTGGTGCACCGCGACGTCAAGCCCGGGAACATCCTGATCACGCCGACAGGACAGGTCAAGATCACCGACTTCGGCATCGCCAAGGCGGTCGACGCCGCACCGGTGACCCAGACCGGCATGGTGATGGGCACCGCCCAATACATCGCGCCCGAACAGGCGCTGGGCCACGACGCCACCCCCGCCAGCGACGTCTACTCGCTGGGAGTTGTTGGCTACGAGGTGGTTTCGGGCAAGCGCCCATTCACCGGTGACGGGGCGTTGACGGTGGCGATGAAGCACATCAAAGAACCGCCGCCGCCGCTGCCGCCCGAGCTGCCGCCCAACGTGCGCGAACTCATCGAGATCACACTGGTGAAGAACCCCGGCATGCGCTATCGCAGCGGCGGACCGTTCGCCGACGCGGTCGCCGCGGTCCGGGCTGGCCGGCGGCCGCCGCGGCCCAGCCAGTCGCCGCCCCCGGGACGCGCCTCACCGGCATCCATCCCGTCGACCCAGCAGGCCCGCCCCACCCCCGTGGGCGGCCGCACCCCGCCCCCGCGCCGAACCAGCCCGTCGGGCCGGGGTCACCGGCCGCCCCCGGCGCGCCGCACGTTCTCGTCGGGGCAGCGCGCGCTGTTGTGGGCCGCCGGGGTGCTCGGGGCGCTCGCGATCATCATCGCCGTGCTGATCGTCATCAATTCCAAGGCGGACACGCAGCAGCAACAGCAGCCGACGGTTACCGACACCGGCACGCCACCGGCCAGCGGCGCACCGCCGCCGTCGAAGACGCCGAACGGTTCCGCGCCCCGCCTGCGGCTGGATTGGACGGATGAGGCGGCGATACGTAATTCTGGTGTCCAGAGCAGGCCGCCCCCACTGGGCTGGGCACACCCCTTGACGCCCACCCGGTCGGCGGCCGGACCCGAGATAGCGCAATGA
- the pknB gene encoding Stk1 family PASTA domain-containing Ser/Thr kinase, protein MTTPQHLSDRYELGDILGFGGMSEVHLARDVRLHRDVAVKVLRADLARDPSFYLRFRREAQNAAALNHPSIVAVYDTGEAETPSGPLPYIVMEYVDGVTLRDIVHNDGPLPPRRAIEIIADACQALNFSHRNGIIHRDVKPANIMISTTNAVKVMDFGIARAIADSGNSVTQTAAVIGTAQYLSPEQARGETVDARSDVYSLGCVLYEILTGEPPFVGDSPVAVAYQHVREDPVPPSKRHAGISADLDAVVLKALAKNPDNRYQTAAEMRADLVRVHNGEPPEAPKVFTDAERTSLLAAGPGGPPRTEAPPRHNLDNGDRDPAGSVGRWVVAVAVLAVLTIVVVIAFNTFGGSTRDVQVPDMRGQVSADAIAALQNRGFKTRTLQKPDSSIPPDHVISTDPGANASVGAGDEITINVSTGPEQREVPDVSSLSYSDAVTKLKAAGFSKFKQANSPSTPELLGKVIGTNPPANQTSAITNVITVIVGSGPETKQIPDVAGQTVDLAQKNLTVWDFTKVTQTQVDSTRPAGEVIGTNPPKGQTVPVDSIIELQVSKGNQFVMPDLSGQFWTDAEPRLRALGWTGVLDKGADVDAGGSQSHRVVYQNPPAGAGVNRDGVITLRFGQ, encoded by the coding sequence ATGACCACCCCGCAACACCTGTCCGATCGCTACGAACTCGGCGACATCCTCGGTTTCGGGGGCATGTCCGAGGTTCACCTGGCTCGCGACGTCCGCTTGCACCGCGACGTGGCGGTCAAGGTGCTACGCGCCGACCTGGCCCGCGATCCCAGCTTCTATCTGCGTTTCCGCCGCGAGGCGCAGAACGCCGCCGCGCTGAATCACCCGTCGATCGTCGCGGTGTACGACACCGGTGAGGCCGAGACGCCCAGCGGCCCGCTGCCCTACATCGTCATGGAGTACGTCGACGGCGTCACCCTCCGCGACATCGTGCACAACGACGGTCCGCTGCCGCCGCGCCGGGCCATCGAAATCATCGCCGACGCGTGCCAGGCGCTGAACTTCAGCCACCGCAACGGCATCATCCACCGCGACGTCAAGCCGGCGAACATCATGATCAGCACGACCAACGCGGTCAAGGTGATGGACTTCGGCATTGCGCGCGCGATCGCCGACAGCGGCAACAGCGTCACCCAGACCGCGGCCGTGATCGGGACCGCCCAGTACCTCTCGCCCGAACAGGCCCGCGGCGAAACCGTGGACGCCCGATCCGATGTCTACTCGCTGGGCTGTGTGCTCTACGAAATCCTTACGGGGGAGCCCCCTTTCGTTGGGGACTCGCCCGTCGCGGTCGCCTACCAGCATGTGCGTGAGGACCCGGTCCCGCCGTCGAAGCGGCACGCGGGCATATCCGCGGACTTGGACGCCGTCGTCCTGAAAGCCTTGGCCAAGAACCCAGACAACCGCTACCAGACCGCCGCCGAGATGCGGGCCGATCTGGTGCGGGTGCACAACGGCGAGCCGCCCGAGGCGCCCAAGGTGTTCACCGACGCCGAACGGACCTCGCTGCTGGCGGCCGGTCCCGGCGGCCCGCCGCGCACGGAGGCGCCGCCCCGCCACAATCTCGACAACGGTGACCGCGATCCCGCCGGTTCGGTCGGCCGCTGGGTGGTCGCGGTCGCGGTGCTCGCGGTCCTGACGATCGTCGTGGTCATCGCGTTCAACACCTTCGGCGGCAGCACCCGCGACGTCCAGGTCCCCGACATGCGCGGGCAGGTGTCGGCCGACGCCATCGCCGCGCTGCAAAACCGTGGCTTCAAGACCCGCACCCTACAGAAGCCCGACTCGTCGATTCCGCCCGACCACGTCATCAGCACCGACCCCGGCGCCAATGCGTCAGTGGGTGCGGGCGACGAGATCACCATCAACGTGTCCACCGGCCCAGAGCAACGCGAGGTGCCCGACGTGTCGTCGCTGAGCTACTCCGACGCCGTCACCAAGCTGAAAGCGGCGGGATTCAGCAAGTTCAAGCAGGCGAACTCGCCGTCGACGCCGGAGCTGCTGGGCAAGGTGATCGGGACCAATCCGCCGGCCAACCAGACCTCCGCGATCACCAACGTGATCACTGTGATCGTCGGTTCCGGACCGGAGACCAAGCAGATCCCGGACGTGGCCGGGCAGACCGTCGACCTCGCCCAGAAGAACCTCACCGTCTGGGACTTCACCAAGGTCACCCAGACGCAGGTGGACAGCACCCGCCCGGCCGGCGAGGTCATCGGAACCAATCCGCCCAAGGGCCAGACGGTTCCGGTCGATTCGATCATCGAGTTGCAGGTGTCGAAGGGCAATCAGTTCGTGATGCCCGACCTGAGCGGTCAGTTCTGGACCGACGCCGAGCCGCGGCTACGCGCCTTGGGCTGGACCGGGGTGCTCGACAAGGGGGCCGACGTCGATGCGGGCGGTTCCCAGAGCCACCGCGTGGTGTATCAGAACCCGCCGGCCGGCGCCGGGGTCAACCGCGACGGCGTCATCACGCTGAGGTTCGGTCAGTAG
- the pbpA gene encoding D,D-transpeptidase PbpA encodes MNTSLRRISMTVMALIVLLLLNATMTQVFAADSLRSDPRNQRVLLDDYSRQRGQIIAGGQLLAYSVATDSRYRFLRVYPKPTVYAPLTGFYSLRYSSSGLERAEDPVLNGSDERLFGRRLADFFTGRDPRGGNVDTTINPRVQQASWDAMQQGCGGPPCKGAVVALDPSTGKILAMVSSPSYDPNLLASHDPEVQAQAWQRLRDDPNNPLVNRAISETYPPGSTFKVITTAAALQAGATDTEQLTASPSIPLPGSTATLENYGGTPCGGSEATVSLSQAFALSCNTAFVQLGLLTGADALRSMAHSFGLDSNPSVIPLQVSESTVGPIPDAAALGMSSIGQKDVALTPLENAEIAATIANGGVTMQPYLIDSLRGPDLAVISTTTPYQQRRAVSPQVAAKLTELMIGAEKDAQQKGAIPGVQIASKTGTAEHGTDPRNTPPHAWYIAFAPAQSPKVAVAVLVENGADRLSATGGALAAPIGRAVIEAALQGGP; translated from the coding sequence ATGAACACGTCCCTACGCCGGATCTCCATGACCGTGATGGCGTTGATCGTGCTGCTGCTGCTCAATGCCACGATGACCCAGGTCTTCGCCGCCGACAGCCTGCGTTCGGATCCGCGCAACCAGCGGGTGTTGCTCGACGACTACTCCCGCCAGCGCGGGCAGATCATCGCCGGCGGCCAGCTGCTGGCCTACTCGGTCGCCACCGACAGCCGCTACCGGTTCCTGCGGGTTTATCCCAAGCCCACGGTCTACGCCCCGCTCACCGGCTTCTATTCACTGCGCTATTCCAGCTCAGGCCTGGAGCGTGCCGAGGATCCGGTGCTGAACGGCTCCGATGAGCGGCTGTTCGGGCGCCGGCTGGCCGACTTCTTCACGGGCCGCGATCCGCGGGGCGGCAATGTCGACACCACGATCAACCCGCGAGTTCAACAGGCCAGCTGGGACGCGATGCAGCAGGGCTGCGGTGGCCCGCCGTGCAAGGGAGCCGTCGTCGCCCTGGATCCGTCCACCGGCAAGATTTTGGCCATGGTGTCCTCGCCCTCCTACGACCCGAACCTGCTGGCGTCGCACGATCCGGAGGTGCAGGCGCAGGCCTGGCAGCGGCTCCGCGACGACCCCAACAACCCGCTGGTCAACCGGGCCATCTCGGAGACCTATCCACCGGGCTCCACGTTCAAGGTGATCACCACCGCGGCGGCGTTGCAGGCCGGTGCCACCGATACCGAGCAGTTGACGGCGTCCCCCAGCATTCCGCTGCCGGGCAGCACGGCGACCCTGGAGAACTACGGCGGCACGCCCTGCGGCGGCAGCGAGGCGACGGTGTCGCTGAGCCAGGCCTTCGCCCTGTCCTGCAATACCGCCTTCGTCCAGCTGGGCCTTCTCACCGGCGCCGACGCGCTGCGCAGCATGGCGCACTCGTTCGGCTTGGACAGCAACCCGAGCGTCATCCCCCTACAGGTCTCCGAATCGACCGTGGGCCCAATCCCGGACGCCGCCGCGCTGGGCATGTCGAGCATCGGGCAGAAGGATGTCGCCCTCACGCCGCTGGAAAACGCTGAGATCGCGGCTACCATCGCAAACGGCGGGGTAACGATGCAGCCCTACTTGATCGACAGCCTCCGGGGGCCAGACCTGGCCGTCATCAGCACCACCACGCCCTACCAGCAGCGCCGCGCTGTCTCGCCGCAGGTCGCCGCTAAGCTAACAGAGCTGATGATCGGCGCCGAGAAGGACGCGCAGCAGAAAGGGGCCATTCCCGGCGTGCAGATCGCATCCAAGACCGGTACTGCGGAGCATGGAACGGACCCGCGCAACACGCCGCCGCACGCGTGGTACATCGCCTTCGCGCCCGCACAATCGCCGAAAGTCGCCGTGGCGGTGCTAGTGGAGAACGGTGCCGATCGGCTGTCGGCGACCGGCGGCGCGCTGGCCGCACCGATCGGGCGCGCCGTCATCGAAGCCGCACTGCAGGGGGGCCCATGA
- a CDS encoding aminodeoxychorismate/anthranilate synthase component II, with protein MRILVVDNYDSFVFNLVQYLGQLGVEAEVWRNDDARLSDSADEHAAAAQFDGVLLSPGPGTPERAGASIPLVHACAAARTPLLGVCLGHQAIGVAFGASVDRAPELLHGKTSSVIHTNVGVLQGLPDPFTATRYHSLTILPESLPAALEVTAHTRSGVIMGVRHTELPIHGVQFHPESILTEGGHRMLGNWLTYCGWSRDDTLVRRLENEVRAAVRPHLPADPAATDRTSA; from the coding sequence ATGCGGATCCTGGTTGTCGACAACTACGACAGCTTCGTGTTCAACCTCGTGCAGTACCTGGGACAGCTCGGGGTCGAGGCCGAGGTGTGGCGCAACGACGACGCCCGGCTGTCCGACTCTGCTGACGAGCACGCCGCCGCCGCGCAGTTCGACGGCGTACTGCTCAGCCCCGGCCCGGGCACCCCGGAACGCGCGGGCGCGTCGATCCCCCTCGTGCACGCGTGCGCCGCCGCACGCACCCCGCTGCTTGGCGTATGCCTGGGCCACCAGGCCATCGGCGTGGCTTTCGGAGCGTCCGTCGACCGCGCGCCCGAGTTGCTGCATGGCAAAACCAGCAGCGTTATACACACGAATGTCGGTGTGCTGCAAGGACTTCCGGACCCTTTCACGGCGACGCGGTATCATTCGCTGACCATCCTGCCGGAGTCGCTGCCGGCGGCGCTGGAGGTCACGGCCCACACCCGCAGTGGGGTGATCATGGGCGTGCGCCACACGGAGTTGCCGATCCACGGTGTGCAGTTCCACCCGGAATCGATCCTGACCGAGGGCGGCCACCGGATGCTGGGGAACTGGCTGACGTACTGCGGCTGGTCGCGCGACGACACCCTGGTGCGCCGCCTGGAGAACGAGGTGCGGGCCGCGGTTCGGCCGCACCTGCCTGCCGATCCCGCCGCTACTGACCGAACCTCAGCGTGA
- a CDS encoding FtsW/RodA/SpoVE family cell cycle protein — protein MTTQIQPPVAVTPPLPTRRNAELGLLCFAAVITVAALLIVEANQQRGLRWDLTGYGLVFLLVFGGAHLTIRRFAPYTDPLLLPIVALLNGLGLVMIHRLDLVTNELSGRRHPSASQQMLWTLVGVAVFALAITFLKDHRQLGRYSYIYGLAGLIFLAIPGVLPASLSEQNGAKIWIRFPGFSIQPAEFSKILLLIFFSAVLVAKRGLFTSVGKHLMGMTLPRPRDLAPLLAAWVISVGVMVFEKDLGTSLLLYASFLVVVYLATQRFSWVVIGLVLFTAGSAIAYFVFEHVRIRVQMWWDPFADPDGHGYQIVQSLFSFATGGIFGTGLGNGQPDTVPAASTDFIIAAFGEELGLVGLAALLMLYTIIIVRGLRTAIASRDSFGKLLAAGLASTLAIQLFIVVGGVTQLIPLTGLTTPWMSYGGSSLLANYVLLAILARISHSARRPSRNRARDTSPIAAAGTEVIERV, from the coding sequence ATGACCACACAAATCCAACCACCGGTCGCGGTCACTCCGCCGCTGCCCACCAGGCGCAATGCCGAGCTGGGGTTGCTGTGCTTCGCCGCGGTGATCACCGTCGCCGCCTTGCTCATCGTCGAGGCAAACCAGCAGCGCGGCCTGCGCTGGGACCTGACCGGCTACGGATTGGTCTTCCTACTCGTGTTCGGCGGTGCGCACCTGACGATCAGGCGCTTCGCCCCCTATACCGACCCTCTCCTGCTACCAATTGTCGCGCTGCTCAACGGACTTGGCTTGGTGATGATCCACCGGCTCGATCTCGTCACCAACGAGCTCAGCGGCCGCCGCCATCCCAGCGCGTCCCAGCAGATGTTGTGGACCCTGGTCGGCGTCGCCGTCTTCGCCCTCGCCATCACATTCTTGAAGGACCACCGCCAGCTTGGGCGCTACAGCTACATCTACGGGCTCGCGGGTCTGATCTTCCTGGCGATCCCCGGCGTGCTGCCGGCGTCGCTGTCCGAGCAGAATGGCGCCAAGATCTGGATTCGCTTCCCGGGCTTCTCGATTCAGCCCGCGGAGTTCTCCAAGATTCTGCTGCTGATCTTCTTTTCGGCGGTACTGGTCGCCAAGCGTGGTCTGTTCACCAGCGTCGGCAAACACCTGATGGGTATGACCCTGCCCCGCCCGCGCGATCTGGCACCGCTGCTGGCCGCCTGGGTGATCTCGGTGGGTGTCATGGTGTTCGAAAAAGACCTCGGCACTTCGCTGTTGCTCTACGCCTCGTTCCTGGTCGTGGTTTACCTTGCCACACAACGATTCAGCTGGGTCGTCATTGGTTTGGTGCTGTTCACCGCGGGCAGCGCGATCGCGTACTTCGTTTTCGAGCACGTCCGCATCCGCGTGCAGATGTGGTGGGACCCGTTCGCCGACCCCGACGGCCACGGGTATCAAATCGTGCAGTCGCTGTTCAGCTTTGCCACCGGCGGCATCTTCGGCACCGGCCTGGGTAACGGTCAGCCCGACACAGTGCCGGCGGCATCGACCGATTTCATCATCGCCGCGTTCGGCGAAGAACTCGGGCTCGTCGGTCTGGCGGCCCTGCTCATGCTCTACACGATCATCATCGTGCGCGGCTTGCGCACCGCGATCGCGTCGCGCGACAGCTTCGGCAAGCTGCTGGCCGCGGGCCTGGCCTCGACACTGGCCATCCAGCTGTTCATCGTCGTCGGCGGGGTCACCCAGCTCATCCCGCTGACCGGGCTCACCACGCCGTGGATGTCCTACGGCGGGTCGTCACTGCTGGCGAACTACGTGCTGCTGGCCATCCTGGCCCGCATCTCGCACAGCGCCCGTCGCCCGTCGCGCAACCGCGCCCGTGACACCTCGCCGATCGCGGCGGCCGGCACCGAGGTGATCGAGCGGGTATGA
- the cwsA gene encoding cell wall synthesis protein CwsA, with translation MSAKAESRLTPRERLARGLTYSTVGPVDVTRGVVELGVNSARSTAAQLRDRYERGQLAREIAAAQETIGQELAAAQEVVAGLPQAFQDARRSRRRRPRPWVLAGAAVTVLAAGAVAFSIVRRSKHPEPSPRPPSVDVQPRP, from the coding sequence ATGAGCGCGAAGGCGGAATCCCGGCTGACACCCCGGGAGCGACTGGCCCGAGGGTTGACCTACTCGACGGTGGGACCGGTGGATGTGACGCGTGGCGTCGTCGAGCTCGGGGTCAACTCCGCGCGGTCGACCGCCGCACAGCTGCGTGACCGCTACGAGCGCGGCCAGCTGGCCCGGGAGATCGCCGCGGCCCAGGAGACGATCGGCCAGGAACTGGCCGCCGCGCAGGAAGTCGTCGCAGGCCTGCCGCAGGCATTCCAGGACGCCCGTCGATCCCGCCGGCGTCGCCCGCGCCCGTGGGTCTTGGCCGGCGCCGCCGTGACGGTGTTGGCGGCCGGCGCCGTCGCATTCAGCATCGTTCGGCGCTCGAAGCACCCGGAGCCGTCGCCGCGCCCGCCCAGCGTCGACGTCCAGCCGCGCCCATAA